The following proteins come from a genomic window of Aphis gossypii isolate Hap1 unplaced genomic scaffold, ASM2018417v2 Contig00734, whole genome shotgun sequence:
- the LOC126555171 gene encoding histone-lysine N-methyltransferase KMT5B-like, producing MSPIRPKWQILASADDVATAETVDKMLGFTTHKTETTKFQLKTKREKDLSTKLKEMYKKSLQDISYRYEKNYRFKNKLNDVKVVATQSISYGKIIRTLCGMTAAIKPEDIKIGVNDFSILTSSRTKKYLLFLGPVTYINHSCQYNTEWVAGHGEGVWCAKAIENIPIGYEITTYYGDNYFGVNQKDCECGCHPFKNMDVQDPIATVKSPVTQVESMGEHNQDTDDEEDSDTDVGSMDEQEQPEYQTEVPIATVKSPVTQDSSLSAGGRLSSLANPPDHIGVGCPHRIPVQSDRIKTTGHIIPYIGSNTSEDTSVLKTWEKEIVNPLGKKAFQLLRCIDWFVGVDSKN from the exons ATGTCTCCCATTCGACCAAAATGGCAAATATTAGCATCGGCCGACGATGTAGCGACGGCTGAAACCGTGGACAAAATGcttg ggTTTACAACCCATAAGACGGAAACTACAAAATTTCAGTTGAAAACCAAACGAGAGAAAGATTTATCCACCAAACTTAAAGAGATGTACAAAAAATCTTTACAGGATATATCTTATCGATATGAAAAGAATTATaggtttaaaaacaaattaaatgatgTAAAAGTTGTCGCAACACAGTCTATAAGTTATGGGAAAATTATTCGTACATTGTGTGGAATGACAGCAGCTATTAAACCTGAAGATATAAAA atTGGTGTGAATGACTTCTCAATCTTGACTAGTTCGCgcaccaaaaaatatttgttattcctGGGCCCTGTGACATACATCAATCACAGCTGCCAATACAATACTGAATGGGTCGCCGGCCATGGCGAAGGCGTTTGGTGCGCGAAAGCAATAGAAAACATACCCATTGGCTATGAAATAACAACGTACTACGGTGATAATTACTTTGGTGTAAATCAAAAAGACTGCGAATGTGGATGTCACCCAT tcAAGAATATGGATGTACAAGATCCAATAGCCACAGTAAAATCTCCTGTGACACAag tagAGAGTATGGGTGAACACAATCAAGATACAGACGATGAAGAAGATAGTGATACAGATGTAGGGAGTATGGATGAACAAGAACAACCTGAATACCAAACAGAAGTTCCAATAGCCACAGTCAAATCTCCTGTGACACAAG ATTCATCTTTATCGGCTGGAGGc agATTGTCATCTCTTGCTAATCCTCCAGATCATATTGGAGTTGGATGTCCTCACAGGATACCAGTTCAATCTGACCGGATTAAAACGACCGGCCACATAATTCCTTACATCGGGTCCAATACATCAGAAGACACAAGTGTATTGAAGACTTGGGAGAAAGAGATTGTAAATCCGCTAGGTAAGAAGGCATTCCAGCTGTTGAGGTGTATCGATTGGTTCGTCGGGGTAGATAGTAAGaactaa
- the LOC126555172 gene encoding protein ZBED8-like, whose translation MENEKFMEASYEIALLIAKDKKPHTIGESLVKPCLLTACKTILNEESCAKVAKISLSNDTIKHRIDEMAHDLKNQIIEKLNKSPFFSLQCDETTDISQNSQLLFYSTKAVDVFSVLSDFSISNSLPWEKVIGICTDGAQAMTGCKNGFIQLVKEKNPNIIGSHCIIHRQALACKTLPESLNSVLNLAITIVNCVKSSALNTRIFNVLCNELQSDHQTLIYHTEVRWLSKGHTNILKSYDTIQAFLEKISLWQRHLCATKPNFSSFPRLNELLDDTENHILNIENEFKELISAHLVSLKDQLSKYFPDISTENWQFKLVLDPFKIDVDILPDYLQEQTIDLKNDSQAKEDFKNKTVEDFWLCYLSINPEVANEAAKLLVQFSSTYLCESGFSALAYIKSKYRARLDVE comes from the exons ATGGAAAATGAAAAGTTTATGGAAGCTTCTTACGAGATTGCCTTGTTGATAGCTAAAGACAAGAAACCACACACTATTGGTGAGTCCCTTGTAAAACCTTGTTTACTTACTGCTTGTAAAACTATATTGAATGAAGAAAGTTGTGCTAAAGTTGCAAAAATTTCTCTGTCAAACGATACAATAAAACACAGAATCGATGAAATGGCTCACGATTTGAAGAatcaaataatagaaaaattaaataagtctcCGTTCTTTTCACTTCAGTGTGACGAAACAACGGACATTTCGCAGAATTCTCAATTactgttttatt CAACAAAGGCGGTTGATGTATTTTCTGTTCTTTCTGATTTTTCAATATCTAACAGTCTTCCTTGGGAGAAAGTAATTGGTATATGCACTGACGGAGCTCAAGCTATGACTGGctgtaaaaatggttttattcaACTAGTCAAGGAAAAAAACCCTAACATAATTGGTTCACACTGCATCATTCATAGACAGGCTTTAGCTTGCAAGACTTTACCTGAATCACTAAACTCAGTTTTGAATTTGGCAATAACAATTGTCAACTGTGTAAAATCTAGTGCTTTAAATActagaatttttaatgttttgtgtAATGAGTTGCAAAGTGACCATCAAACTCTTATTTATCACACAGAAGTTCGTTGGCTGTCTAAAG gaCATACAAATATTCTGAAGTCGTACGATACAATTCAAgcttttttagaaaaaatatcattgtggCAACGCCATCTTTGTGCGACCAAACCTAATTTCTCATCTTTTCCACGGCTTAATGAACTTCTTGATGATACCGAAAATCACATATTAAATATCGAGAATGAGTTTAAGGAATTGATTTCAGCACATCTGGTATCTTTAAAAGACCAACTATCAAAGTATTTTCCTGATATTTCTACAGAGAACTggcaatttaaattagtattagaTCCATTCAAAATTGATGTGGACATACTTCCAGATTATCTTCAAGAGCAAACCATCGACCTTAAGAATGATTCACAAGCAAAAgaagactttaaaaataagactGTTGAAGATTTTTGGCTGTGTTATCTCTCTATTAATCCGGAAGTTGCCAATGAAGCTGCGAAGTTATTGGTTCAGTTTTCTTCCACCTACCTCTGCGAGTCTGGCTTTTCGGCGCTTGCTTATATAAAATCGAAATATCGAGCACGATTGGACGTGGAGTGA
- the LOC126555173 gene encoding piggyBac transposable element-derived protein 2-like produces the protein MPLKRYQQILRCLHFTNNEESDVTDRFFKDRPVLDIIRSNCLKLSQGQRFSIDEMMVPYKGKKAGSRRQYIQNKPKKWGIKLFVRAGIDGMVYDFLVYSGDCTFRNITFSTFETGNFGLGPKVVIALCSTIPNKPLSMVYFDNFFTIPELIYYLRDEFGILSLGTLRKQHLRGCPLIEDKKLNKLPRGSFKSQCDINKIFIIFLIHGFILFSSSVSDDDELVDDNGFAGLFLLPLKKSSSSSFETTTLLGPGA, from the coding sequence ATGCCTTTAAAAAGGTATCAGCAAATTTTACGATGCCTTCACTTTACAAATAATGAAGAATCCGATGTCACTGatagatttttcaaagatcGTCCAGTCTTAGATATTATAAGATCGAATTGCCTAAAATTAAGTCAGGGGCAACGTTTTTCCATCGATGAAATGATGGTGCCATATAAGGGCAAAAAAGCTGGGTCTCGACGCCAGTACATACAGaacaaaccaaaaaaatgGGGAATCAAGTTATTTGTTCGTGCAGGGATAGATGGGATGGTGTATGACTTTTTAGTGTATTCGGGGGATTGTACATTTCGGAACATCACTTTTTCTACATTTGAAACTGGTAATTTTGGACTTGGTCCTAAAGTAGTTATTGCATTATGTTCTACTATACCAAATAAACCATTGAGTATGgtttattttgataacttCTTCACTATCCCagaattgatatattatttaagagatGAATTTGGAATTCTGAGTTTGGGGACATTGAGGAAGCAACATTTACGGGGTTGTCCATTGATAGAAgacaaaaagttaaataaattgccAAGAGGCTCATTTAAAAGTCAGTgtgatatcaataaaatttttataatttttctcatACATGGATTCATATTGTTTTCATCGAGTGTATCTGATGATGATGAATTAGTAGATGACAATGGTTTTGCAGGTTTGTTTCTTCTGCCATTAAAAAAGTCTTCATCTTCTTCATTTGAGACAACCACTCTACTTGGTCCAGGCGCATAA